The Methylomusa anaerophila genome has a segment encoding these proteins:
- the addB gene encoding helicase-exonuclease AddAB subunit AddB, whose product MSLRLVLGRAGCGKTRRCLDEILAKLAESPDGRPLILIVPEQATFEVERLLAAACPAGGFTRAYVLGFRRLAYRVLGETGGGARPHITELGKRMALSRILLEHKDRLKLLGRAAGERTFAETLAGLIKEFKNYGVKPEALAALADNQLKEGAEGPLGSKLSDLAFLYGKFEEFLKERYTDPEDYLSLLALKVPAAELIRQAEIWVDGFAWFTPQEYAVLAAILTTACSLTLTLCLSRPEEAGHRHQESLFHRQWDTRRKLLTLAGGLHIPVEEEELVRRERFSHQPILGYIEEFFAPQSLKVAKWDKDQAGLVVAEAANRRTETEAIAREMIRLSREQGFRWREMAVLLRDADNYRELMATVLADYDIPFFSDNSRPAVHHPLAELLRSSLDIILEKWSYEPVFRALKTDLLPVTRDEVDRLENYCLEFGIRGSRWTKPDPWTFRRRFSLDEDEWRDEKDAADEQENEFLKSIHDIRLRATEALIKFSRRLEAGDRHPAPVRDLVTAVYDLLVELNVPAALAEWAEAAEKEGDLEQAREHSQIWPAVMELLDQMAEAFAGQELSLTAFAGILGEGLEGLKLNLIPPGLDYVTVTALERTRRQNIKAAFVPGINDGFLPRRRKDEGLLTDKEREALLGQGVELAAGATADAFAEQFLVYTALTRSSHYLWLSYPLADAEGKALAPSLVIRRIREITGLQPVSYPVEPEPGREKEYIARTDRALALLAGALRLYKTTGNMSPVWWDVYNWAVRRGSLKNSGRSPLAGLFHHNQADRLDYGLAGPLYRKNNRLRGSVTRFENFRACPFRHFAQYGLGLKERAVHKLRSPDLGQFLHAVLKMFGDRVAAAGLNWSDVTYDQADVLCGEIVTELAPRLQNEILVSSRQHEHLLSRLERRAYKSICRLIDWAKVSRFKPLTLEQSFGRGLNALPPLAFTLADGSILELAGQIDRLDVAVHAGRKYALVIDYKSGGAWLSLEEVYYGLKLQLLTYLLVATGRREEALLPAGVLYCFLKNPTVVGPASLSPAQMAARANSQLKMPGWLLADPDVVKLLEETIAGHSEFFKVGLGAKGFYKNSLEQLKTAEEFSLLLRHAARELKTIGTAILAGDIRIRPYRLAKKSPCSYCPYPAVCQFDRRLPENECNPLPRLSDEAAMNLIRQALSVVAAAAPKDANVLWQQSPKKGGDE is encoded by the coding sequence GTGAGCTTGCGCCTTGTTTTGGGCCGGGCCGGCTGCGGCAAAACCCGGCGCTGCCTGGATGAAATACTGGCTAAATTGGCTGAGTCTCCCGACGGCCGGCCGCTGATCCTGATCGTGCCGGAGCAAGCCACCTTTGAAGTGGAGCGCCTGCTGGCGGCGGCTTGCCCCGCCGGCGGCTTCACGCGGGCCTATGTATTAGGGTTTCGCCGCCTGGCTTACCGGGTACTGGGCGAGACAGGCGGCGGCGCCCGCCCCCATATAACCGAATTGGGCAAACGTATGGCGTTGAGCCGCATTCTGCTGGAACATAAAGACCGGCTTAAACTTTTAGGCCGGGCTGCCGGCGAGAGAACCTTTGCCGAGACGCTGGCCGGTCTTATCAAGGAATTTAAAAACTACGGGGTTAAGCCGGAAGCTCTGGCTGCGTTGGCCGATAATCAGCTGAAAGAAGGAGCAGAAGGACCGCTGGGGAGCAAGTTATCCGATTTGGCTTTTCTTTACGGTAAATTCGAAGAATTTTTAAAGGAGCGGTATACCGATCCGGAAGATTATTTAAGCCTGTTGGCGTTAAAAGTGCCGGCAGCGGAACTAATCCGGCAGGCGGAAATTTGGGTGGACGGGTTTGCCTGGTTTACTCCCCAGGAATATGCCGTTCTGGCGGCTATATTAACAACAGCCTGTTCGTTAACCCTGACGCTGTGTCTCAGTCGGCCGGAAGAGGCGGGGCACAGGCACCAGGAATCCCTGTTTCATCGCCAGTGGGATACCCGGCGCAAACTGCTGACTTTGGCCGGGGGTTTACATATTCCGGTGGAAGAAGAAGAGCTGGTACGAAGAGAGCGGTTTTCCCACCAGCCCATTTTGGGCTACATAGAAGAGTTTTTTGCCCCGCAATCGCTGAAAGTGGCTAAATGGGATAAGGATCAGGCCGGCCTTGTCGTGGCGGAGGCGGCTAACCGCCGCACCGAGACGGAAGCCATTGCCCGGGAGATGATTCGCCTTAGCCGCGAACAGGGTTTCCGGTGGCGGGAAATGGCCGTGCTGTTAAGGGATGCGGACAATTACCGGGAACTAATGGCCACAGTGCTTGCGGACTATGATATTCCCTTTTTCAGCGATAACAGCCGCCCGGCGGTCCATCACCCGCTGGCGGAACTTTTGCGGTCGTCGCTGGATATTATTTTGGAAAAGTGGAGTTACGAGCCGGTTTTCCGCGCCTTAAAAACCGATCTCTTGCCGGTAACACGGGATGAAGTGGATCGGCTGGAAAACTATTGCCTGGAGTTCGGCATCCGCGGTTCCCGCTGGACCAAGCCCGATCCATGGACTTTCCGGCGGCGGTTTTCTCTGGATGAAGATGAATGGCGCGATGAGAAGGATGCCGCTGATGAACAGGAAAATGAATTTTTAAAATCCATTCATGACATTCGCCTGCGGGCCACGGAAGCTTTGATTAAGTTTTCCCGGCGGCTGGAAGCCGGTGACCGGCACCCTGCTCCTGTCCGCGATTTGGTAACCGCAGTCTACGATTTGCTGGTAGAGCTGAACGTACCGGCAGCACTGGCGGAATGGGCTGAGGCCGCCGAAAAGGAAGGGGACCTGGAGCAGGCCCGGGAACACAGCCAGATATGGCCGGCGGTTATGGAATTGCTGGATCAGATGGCGGAGGCTTTTGCCGGGCAGGAGCTGTCCTTGACCGCCTTCGCCGGTATCCTGGGCGAAGGCCTGGAAGGCCTTAAGCTCAATCTTATTCCTCCCGGCCTTGATTATGTTACGGTAACGGCCCTGGAACGCACCAGGCGGCAAAATATCAAGGCGGCATTTGTGCCAGGCATAAACGACGGATTTCTGCCCAGACGGCGTAAGGATGAAGGGCTGTTAACGGATAAGGAGAGAGAGGCCCTCCTGGGGCAGGGAGTGGAACTTGCCGCCGGCGCCACCGCTGATGCCTTTGCCGAGCAGTTTCTGGTTTACACCGCCCTGACCAGGTCCAGCCACTACCTGTGGCTGAGCTATCCTTTGGCTGACGCGGAAGGCAAGGCGCTGGCGCCGTCGCTGGTTATTCGCCGGATAAGGGAAATCACCGGCCTGCAGCCGGTATCCTACCCGGTTGAACCTGAACCGGGGCGGGAGAAGGAGTATATAGCCAGGACCGACAGGGCGCTTGCTTTGCTGGCCGGCGCCTTGCGTCTTTACAAAACCACCGGCAATATGAGCCCGGTGTGGTGGGATGTGTACAACTGGGCCGTCCGGCGCGGCAGTCTTAAAAATAGCGGACGGTCCCCTTTGGCCGGACTGTTCCATCATAATCAGGCGGACCGGCTGGACTACGGGCTGGCCGGGCCGCTATACCGGAAAAATAACCGCCTGCGCGGCAGTGTTACCCGGTTTGAGAATTTTCGCGCCTGCCCTTTCCGGCATTTTGCCCAGTATGGCCTGGGACTGAAAGAGCGGGCGGTGCACAAACTGCGCTCGCCGGACTTGGGTCAGTTTCTCCACGCCGTGTTAAAAATGTTTGGGGACAGAGTGGCTGCCGCCGGCTTAAACTGGTCCGATGTGACTTATGATCAGGCCGATGTCCTGTGTGGGGAGATTGTTACTGAGCTTGCGCCCCGGCTGCAGAACGAGATTCTGGTCAGCTCCCGGCAGCATGAGCACCTTCTGTCCCGCCTGGAACGGCGGGCTTATAAGTCCATATGCCGCTTAATCGACTGGGCCAAAGTCAGCCGGTTCAAGCCGCTGACGCTGGAGCAGTCCTTTGGCCGGGGTTTGAATGCCTTGCCGCCGCTGGCGTTTACGCTGGCCGACGGCAGTATTTTGGAATTGGCGGGACAAATTGACCGGTTGGACGTGGCCGTGCATGCGGGACGAAAATATGCCTTGGTCATCGATTATAAGTCCGGGGGAGCTTGGCTTAGCCTGGAAGAAGTGTACTACGGACTTAAGTTACAGCTCTTAACCTATCTGCTGGTGGCAACCGGACGCCGGGAAGAAGCTTTGCTGCCGGCCGGAGTTCTCTACTGTTTTTTAAAAAATCCCACCGTCGTCGGGCCGGCCTCGCTGTCGCCGGCGCAAATGGCGGCCCGGGCGAACAGCCAGCTTAAGATGCCGGGGTGGCTGCTGGCCGACCCGGATGTGGTCAAGCTGCTGGAAGAAACCATAGCCGGTCATTCGGAGTTTTTCAAAGTGGGGCTTGGCGCCAAGGGTTTTTATAAAAATTCCCTGGAGCAGCTTAAGACGGCGGAAGAATTTTCCCTTTTGCTCCGGCACGCGGCCCGGGAACTGAAAACAATCGGCACGGCCATCTTAGCCGGCGATATCCGGATTCGGCCTTACCGGCTGGCTAAGAAGTCGCCGTGCAGTTATTGCCCTTATCCGGCGGTTTGCCAATTTGACCGCCGCCTGCCGGAAAACGAATGCAATCCGCTGCCCAGGCTTTCGGACGAAGCCGCAATGAACCTTATCAGACAGGCGCTATCCGTAGTAGCGGCGGCTGCCCCCAAAGATGCAAATGTCCTTTGGCAGCAGTCGCCGAAGAAGGGAGGGGATGAATGA
- a CDS encoding ATP-binding protein, with the protein MNLAMFCSVAGTISLIFVYWYLYAVYRERYIGLWILGWLGFALRIVLFDFGIFDWQTSLVSFIIFQTFYLGTILLFLSGTYLFCGRPFKRWWLHWAGSIFVLSIIFVLLDLPISYKLAPSAVFTGIILIHIGEIFMHNLQIKGIGSLITGYSYFLWGILTVIMPYTLTIPWLSPWCYSVTGILRLIIASGTLMIYFEKTRLDLTNKEAQYRLLAENAVDVIFRYRQLPEPQFEYISPSVLAITGYSPPEYYADAKLMRRLVESRDLPLYDDFMAHPWKYNHLPLTLRLIRKDNKIVWVEKKCFSTYDEKGNLLTTEGSIRDITARKELEQLTIRADKMNLVGEMAANMAHEIRNPLTTVRGYLQVMQGKAELSDYYTRRFNWMIEELDRTNGIICEYLLLAKDKRAERKNCGLNTIIGTLYPLIQADAAAFNVVVSLDLKPVPQLYLDENEIRQLILHLVRNGLEAMPRGGELTICTGWKNNEIILSVRDQGLGVPAHILENLGTPFLTTKNTGIGLGLPICYRIATRHNATIDVKTGNLGTTFFVYFQSNFAA; encoded by the coding sequence ATGAATTTAGCTATGTTCTGTTCGGTAGCCGGGACAATCTCACTGATATTTGTATATTGGTATTTGTACGCTGTGTATCGCGAACGGTATATAGGCCTATGGATTTTGGGATGGCTGGGCTTTGCCTTGCGAATAGTCCTTTTTGACTTTGGAATATTTGACTGGCAAACATCCCTGGTAAGCTTTATCATTTTTCAAACGTTTTATCTGGGCACAATTTTACTATTCTTGTCAGGTACTTATCTCTTCTGCGGCAGGCCGTTTAAACGGTGGTGGTTACATTGGGCCGGCAGCATTTTCGTATTAAGCATTATATTTGTATTATTAGATTTACCCATTAGCTATAAATTGGCTCCTTCTGCTGTTTTTACCGGTATAATCCTCATACATATAGGCGAAATTTTTATGCACAATTTACAAATAAAAGGCATAGGCAGCCTAATCACCGGCTATTCATACTTCTTATGGGGAATTTTGACGGTTATTATGCCTTATACACTTACCATCCCTTGGTTAAGCCCCTGGTGTTATTCAGTCACCGGTATCCTCCGGCTGATTATTGCTTCCGGTACTTTAATGATATACTTTGAAAAAACCAGACTGGATTTAACGAATAAAGAAGCCCAATACCGATTGCTGGCGGAAAATGCCGTTGATGTAATTTTTCGTTATCGGCAGTTGCCGGAACCCCAATTCGAGTATATCAGTCCGTCGGTATTGGCAATCACCGGTTATTCTCCCCCTGAGTATTATGCCGACGCAAAATTAATGCGCCGCCTGGTGGAATCCAGGGATTTACCCTTGTATGACGATTTTATGGCCCATCCCTGGAAATATAATCATTTGCCGCTCACCCTGCGTTTGATTCGCAAGGATAATAAAATCGTATGGGTGGAAAAAAAATGCTTTTCCACCTATGATGAAAAGGGGAATTTACTGACCACGGAAGGTAGTATCAGGGATATCACCGCCCGCAAGGAATTGGAGCAGCTTACCATCCGGGCCGACAAAATGAATCTGGTGGGCGAAATGGCTGCCAATATGGCCCACGAAATACGCAATCCTTTGACAACGGTGCGCGGTTACCTGCAGGTGATGCAGGGAAAAGCCGAATTAAGCGACTACTATACACGCCGTTTCAATTGGATGATCGAAGAATTGGACCGGACTAACGGCATTATCTGCGAATACCTCTTATTGGCCAAGGATAAGCGGGCTGAACGAAAAAACTGCGGGTTAAACACTATCATCGGCACATTGTACCCTTTAATCCAGGCCGATGCCGCCGCTTTCAACGTGGTGGTAAGTCTTGATCTAAAACCTGTACCTCAGCTTTATCTGGATGAAAATGAAATTCGTCAGCTAATACTTCATTTGGTGCGAAACGGTCTGGAAGCTATGCCCCGTGGCGGCGAGCTTACTATTTGCACCGGCTGGAAAAATAATGAAATTATTCTGTCGGTGCGGGATCAGGGCCTTGGCGTTCCGGCTCATATACTGGAAAACCTGGGTACGCCGTTTTTAACTACCAAAAACACCGGTATCGGCTTAGGTTTACCCATCTGCTATAGAATTGCCACCCGGCACAATGCCACTATTGATGTGAAAACCGGCAACCTGGGAACCACATTCTTTGTCTACTTTCAATCCAACTTTGCCGCCTAA
- a CDS encoding EVE domain-containing protein produces MPRDIIYKNRRRLTAFQLATPAFAAWELVRQSRLSVMPVPPDHWQLIQRMAAGSDIFP; encoded by the coding sequence ATGCCGCGAGACATTATCTATAAAAATCGCCGCCGCTTGACGGCCTTCCAGCTTGCCACCCCTGCTTTTGCCGCCTGGGAACTGGTCCGCCAATCCCGGCTGTCGGTAATGCCGGTGCCGCCAGACCACTGGCAGCTGATTCAGCGAATGGCCGCCGGCAGCGATATATTCCCCTAA
- a CDS encoding efflux RND transporter permease subunit, translated as MNIIATFIKRPVFTVMLVMLLVVFGVQAYPSLGIDLYPDVDFPIVAVSVSYAGTGPEEMESQVTKPVEDAVSAISGIKTLSSVTKEGISQVVIEFEFGTNARLAANEVREKVATIRKQLPDQIDEPVIQRFDIGAQPILFFSLSSDSRSPGEVRKLATDVVKNELQRIDGVADVSIAGASDREIQVQADSKKLEAYKITMPQILDAINSQNLNAPGGHVKGQGLDLTVRTVGVYKSIEDISNIIVANQDGRLIKLSDVAAVKDSWAEETAIARANGAPAVLVSVQKQSGANTVDVASKVKQAVNGLQDTLPDDIKVQITRDSSEYIKSSVEDVMTSLVFGGLLAVAITFLFLGNTRATLIGAIALPTSVVATFFLMKAMNFTLNNMSLMGLSLAVGILIDDAIVVIENIYRHMEQGKSAWEAARDGTGEIALAVMATTFSILAVFVPVGSMTGIIGQFFKQFGLTVAFAVAFSLFVAFTLTPTLAAYWLKPHDGTGEGASRNWLKRVLDKWEQGFTAVQAGYRRLLAWVLTYPKKLLAIAVLSLFLNFLLVPFLGSEFQPSYDSGEFSITLTAPAGTSLEKMQQLSLPIEAEIMAIPELQSSYSVVGDGNQANKASIGVKLVASGKRHRSMEQIMDGLRLKFRDVGDLKVAVENGQSIGRGESRPVQVALRGPDLEVLMHTAQNLAEKIKAIPGTMDVDISSEQSVPEVQVKLNALRLSDAGLDASTVAGTVQMAFQGGITRNKYNAGDNDYNIRVQLAADSRMSIDDVANLRVAGKTGAFIRLGDVADIQLSSGPTQIDRESRQRQVIVYAGVAGTSAGEVINKVTSLMPSMNLPLGYTYKFVGQAQIMQDSFNEIGKALALAIVLIYMVLAAQFESFIHPFTIMLSLPFSLIGAILGLLVAGQTMNIMSLIGVIMLMGLVTKNAILLVDYTNQLRAGGMGITEALIEAGSVRLRPILMTTAAMIFGMMPIALGIGAGAELRQSMGVVLIGGLMTSTLLTLVVVPSVYLLIDGVKNRFVAKKEVTLRGN; from the coding sequence ATGAACATCATTGCCACCTTTATCAAGCGGCCGGTATTTACCGTAATGCTGGTAATGTTGCTAGTGGTATTTGGGGTACAAGCTTATCCGTCCTTAGGCATAGATCTTTATCCCGACGTGGATTTTCCCATTGTTGCTGTCTCGGTCAGCTATGCCGGCACCGGGCCGGAGGAGATGGAGAGTCAAGTTACCAAGCCGGTTGAAGATGCAGTCAGCGCCATTTCAGGAATCAAGACGCTGTCTTCAGTGACCAAAGAAGGAATATCACAAGTGGTAATCGAGTTTGAATTTGGCACCAATGCCCGGCTGGCGGCCAATGAAGTAAGGGAAAAGGTGGCCACCATCCGCAAGCAGTTGCCGGATCAAATTGACGAACCGGTTATTCAACGTTTCGACATCGGAGCGCAGCCTATTCTCTTTTTCAGTCTGTCGTCCGATTCCCGCAGCCCGGGGGAAGTGCGGAAACTGGCAACCGATGTGGTAAAAAATGAATTGCAGCGGATTGACGGCGTGGCCGACGTGAGTATAGCCGGTGCTTCCGACCGGGAGATTCAGGTTCAGGCCGACTCTAAAAAACTGGAGGCCTATAAAATAACCATGCCCCAGATTTTGGATGCCATCAACAGCCAAAATCTGAACGCCCCCGGCGGACACGTTAAAGGACAGGGTCTGGATTTGACCGTCCGGACAGTCGGCGTTTACAAAAGTATTGAGGATATCAGCAATATTATTGTTGCCAACCAGGACGGACGGCTGATTAAACTGAGTGATGTCGCCGCTGTCAAGGACAGCTGGGCGGAGGAGACAGCCATCGCCCGGGCCAACGGCGCCCCGGCGGTGCTGGTATCGGTGCAAAAGCAGTCCGGCGCCAATACCGTTGATGTTGCCAGCAAGGTGAAGCAGGCGGTGAACGGTTTACAGGATACGCTGCCTGACGATATCAAAGTCCAGATCACCCGCGACAGTTCCGAATATATCAAGAGCAGCGTGGAAGATGTAATGACCTCGCTGGTATTCGGCGGCTTGCTGGCAGTGGCGATCACCTTCCTGTTTTTGGGGAATACCAGAGCCACCCTCATCGGCGCCATTGCCCTGCCCACTTCGGTTGTGGCTACTTTCTTTCTCATGAAGGCTATGAACTTTACCCTCAATAATATGTCCCTCATGGGACTAAGTCTGGCAGTAGGCATCTTAATTGACGATGCCATTGTGGTTATTGAGAATATCTACCGTCATATGGAACAAGGCAAGTCGGCCTGGGAAGCGGCCCGGGACGGCACGGGGGAAATCGCGCTGGCGGTTATGGCCACTACTTTTTCCATATTGGCGGTATTCGTGCCGGTAGGCAGCATGACCGGCATCATTGGCCAGTTCTTTAAGCAGTTCGGGCTAACGGTTGCGTTCGCGGTTGCGTTTTCGCTGTTTGTAGCCTTTACCCTTACGCCGACTCTCGCCGCCTACTGGCTGAAACCCCATGACGGTACGGGCGAAGGCGCATCCCGCAACTGGCTGAAAAGGGTTCTTGATAAGTGGGAGCAAGGTTTTACCGCTGTGCAGGCCGGTTACCGCCGGCTGCTGGCCTGGGTGCTGACGTACCCCAAGAAACTGCTGGCGATAGCTGTATTGTCCCTGTTTCTCAACTTTTTGTTGGTACCCTTTCTGGGCAGTGAGTTTCAGCCGTCTTATGATTCCGGGGAGTTCAGCATAACTTTAACCGCTCCGGCCGGAACTTCCCTGGAAAAAATGCAGCAGCTATCCTTGCCTATCGAAGCGGAAATTATGGCCATTCCCGAGCTGCAAAGCTCCTATAGCGTGGTAGGCGACGGCAATCAGGCCAACAAGGCCTCTATCGGCGTAAAACTGGTCGCAAGCGGCAAACGCCATCGCTCCATGGAGCAGATTATGGATGGGTTAAGACTCAAGTTCCGGGATGTAGGCGATCTGAAAGTTGCCGTAGAAAACGGTCAGAGCATAGGCCGGGGCGAGTCCCGGCCCGTTCAGGTAGCTTTGCGCGGGCCCGATCTGGAGGTACTGATGCATACGGCTCAGAACCTGGCCGAAAAGATAAAGGCCATTCCGGGGACTATGGATGTGGATATCTCCAGCGAGCAATCGGTGCCCGAAGTACAGGTTAAATTAAATGCCTTGCGGCTGAGTGACGCCGGTTTGGACGCTTCCACCGTGGCCGGTACCGTGCAGATGGCTTTCCAGGGAGGCATTACCCGGAACAAGTACAACGCCGGTGACAATGACTACAACATCCGGGTGCAGCTGGCCGCCGACAGCCGCATGAGTATTGACGATGTGGCCAACCTGAGAGTTGCCGGCAAAACCGGTGCTTTTATCCGCTTAGGCGATGTGGCTGATATTCAGTTGTCTTCCGGTCCTACCCAGATTGACCGTGAATCCCGCCAGCGTCAGGTCATCGTTTACGCCGGGGTGGCCGGCACGTCTGCCGGTGAGGTCATCAACAAGGTGACAAGCTTGATGCCGTCTATGAACCTGCCCCTTGGTTATACCTACAAATTCGTAGGACAGGCGCAAATCATGCAGGATTCGTTTAATGAAATCGGCAAGGCGCTGGCGTTGGCCATAGTCCTGATCTATATGGTACTGGCGGCGCAGTTTGAAAGCTTCATCCACCCGTTCACCATCATGCTGTCGCTCCCGTTCTCCCTGATTGGCGCTATTCTCGGCCTGCTGGTCGCCGGGCAGACCATGAACATCATGTCCCTCATCGGGGTTATCATGCTCATGGGTTTGGTAACCAAAAATGCGATCTTGCTGGTGGACTATACCAACCAGTTGCGGGCCGGCGGCATGGGTATTACCGAGGCGCTTATCGAAGCCGGATCGGTGCGGCTGCGTCCCATTCTGATGACTACCGCCGCCATGATCTTCGGTATGATGCCGATTGCCTTAGGTATCGGAGCCGGCGCCGAATTGCGCCAATCCATGGGGGTTGTGCTCATTGGCGGTCTTATGACCTCCACCCTGCTAACCCTGGTGGTGGTGCCGTCGGTTTATTTGCTGATAGATGGAGTAAAAAACCGTTTTGTCGCTAAAAAAGAAGTCACACTAAGGGGAAACTAA
- the mutY gene encoding A/G-specific adenine glycosylase, giving the protein MELAKLLLAWYDENKRDLPWRKDKDPYKIWVSEIMLQQTRVEAVKPYYERWLQKYPTLASLAAADDEEVMLSWQGLGYYSRARNLLAGVREVAAAYGGRVPDSREEISRLAGIGDYTAGAILSIAYDKWETAIDGNVLRVFSRLFALEENVSSPAARRRIKKLLEQELPAARPGEFNQALMDLGAAVCIPKVPRCEACPVISICKAFQAGRQKELPVKSRQARPVPVRLAAGVLRFAGRFLLRQRPAKGLLAGMWEFPAVETTADQDDKAALARVFNQQLGQNITVLDRLFACTHTFSHRHWDISFYHCGLASPEPALLPGGSGGRWVGAEDWPQVNFAGPHGKMARKLKVEGF; this is encoded by the coding sequence ATGGAATTGGCAAAGCTGTTATTAGCCTGGTACGATGAGAACAAGCGGGATTTGCCCTGGCGAAAAGATAAAGATCCTTATAAAATCTGGGTGTCGGAGATTATGTTGCAACAGACCCGGGTGGAGGCGGTGAAGCCTTATTATGAGCGCTGGCTGCAGAAGTATCCTACTCTTGCCAGCCTGGCTGCCGCCGATGACGAAGAGGTTATGCTCTCCTGGCAGGGATTGGGCTATTACTCCCGTGCCCGGAACTTGCTTGCCGGCGTGCGGGAAGTGGCGGCGGCGTACGGCGGGCGGGTGCCCGATTCCCGGGAGGAGATATCCCGTTTGGCCGGTATCGGCGATTATACCGCCGGCGCTATCCTGAGTATTGCCTATGATAAGTGGGAGACGGCCATCGACGGCAACGTGCTAAGGGTTTTCAGCCGTTTGTTCGCTCTGGAAGAGAATGTATCGTCCCCGGCAGCCAGGCGCCGGATTAAAAAACTGCTGGAACAGGAATTGCCGGCGGCCAGACCGGGAGAATTCAATCAGGCGCTTATGGATCTGGGAGCAGCCGTTTGTATTCCCAAAGTTCCACGGTGTGAAGCCTGTCCGGTGATTTCAATTTGCAAGGCTTTTCAGGCAGGAAGGCAAAAGGAATTGCCGGTAAAAAGCAGGCAGGCAAGGCCGGTGCCTGTTCGGCTGGCGGCCGGAGTTCTCCGATTTGCCGGCCGGTTTCTGCTTCGCCAGCGGCCGGCTAAGGGCCTTTTGGCCGGCATGTGGGAATTTCCGGCGGTGGAAACCACGGCGGATCAGGATGATAAAGCGGCATTGGCCCGAGTGTTTAACCAGCAGCTGGGGCAAAATATTACAGTGCTGGACAGGCTGTTTGCCTGCACGCACACATTTAGCCACCGGCACTGGGACATTTCCTTTTATCATTGCGGTTTGGCGTCCCCGGAACCGGCCCTGTTGCCCGGCGGGAGTGGGGGCAGGTGGGTAGGAGCGGAGGACTGGCCGCAGGTGAATTTTGCCGGTCCCCATGGTAAAATGGCCCGGAAGCTTAAAGTGGAAGGGTTTTAG
- a CDS encoding metallophosphoesterase, whose product MQQNPFLLSLLFILVIVPGVCWLGYRILAKWHPFYTMRPVRIFYWSVTGLSLAIILLSRRFRPAESLTGEFIRGLLYVSYTWIIGLLLLMALLFLLHITRDTAKRFCKAKAAAVNGNGYEGITRRQFIQGVAAAVPALPFTGSGFGIFNGDREIVLSRHEIHLPGLPPEFDRLKVAQVSDAHIGPFFGMSKLERVLAMVEGEKPDFLAITGDLVDDLDLLAPTMERLNRFHALLPHGIYYCWGNHEYFRDINRIRRAVAASPVTLIENDACKVLDGNRPLFLLGVDYPWARGGANQSIVRENYFAQAARKLPAAAFPVLLAHHPDFFDNAFAAGIPLSLSGHTHGGQIAVGGKSIFPVQYKYMRGMYRNGASYGYVNVGAGHWLPFRIGCPAEVAVFTLRSGDLGGKVGLKVDKECGSQVAGFHINSGIVPGGNSIADG is encoded by the coding sequence GTGCAACAGAATCCGTTCTTGTTATCCTTGCTGTTCATACTGGTCATTGTGCCGGGGGTATGCTGGCTGGGCTACCGCATCCTGGCCAAATGGCACCCGTTTTATACAATGCGGCCGGTACGCATATTTTATTGGAGTGTTACCGGCTTGTCCCTGGCCATTATTCTCCTGAGCCGCCGGTTTCGCCCGGCGGAAAGCCTCACCGGGGAATTTATCCGGGGGCTGTTATATGTGTCCTATACCTGGATTATCGGGCTTCTCCTTCTGATGGCGCTGCTGTTCCTGCTGCACATAACCCGCGATACTGCCAAACGGTTTTGCAAAGCTAAGGCGGCGGCTGTTAATGGCAATGGCTATGAAGGGATTACCCGCCGGCAATTTATCCAGGGAGTGGCGGCGGCTGTGCCGGCTTTGCCGTTTACGGGCAGCGGTTTCGGCATTTTTAACGGCGACCGGGAAATCGTGCTGTCCCGTCATGAAATACATCTGCCGGGTCTGCCGCCTGAGTTTGACCGGCTTAAGGTGGCGCAAGTGAGCGATGCTCACATCGGGCCTTTTTTCGGGATGAGCAAGCTGGAGCGGGTACTGGCCATGGTTGAAGGGGAGAAGCCGGATTTTTTGGCAATTACCGGTGATTTGGTCGATGATTTGGATCTGCTCGCTCCCACTATGGAGAGACTCAACCGGTTTCATGCCCTCCTGCCCCACGGGATATATTATTGCTGGGGCAATCATGAATATTTTCGGGATATAAACCGGATTCGCCGGGCGGTAGCCGCCAGTCCGGTAACCTTAATTGAGAACGACGCCTGCAAGGTACTTGACGGCAACCGCCCCCTATTCCTTCTGGGTGTGGATTACCCTTGGGCCAGGGGCGGCGCCAATCAAAGCATCGTGCGGGAAAACTACTTTGCCCAGGCGGCCAGGAAACTGCCGGCGGCGGCTTTTCCGGTTTTGCTGGCCCATCATCCGGATTTTTTTGACAACGCTTTTGCCGCCGGCATTCCCCTGTCGCTGTCGGGCCACACCCATGGCGGCCAGATTGCGGTGGGCGGCAAATCAATTTTTCCGGTACAGTACAAGTATATGCGGGGGATGTACCGGAACGGGGCTTCTTACGGCTATGTAAACGTGGGCGCGGGACACTGGCTGCCTTTCCGTATCGGCTGTCCGGCCGAAGTGGCGGTTTTTACCTTGCGCAGCGGGGATTTAGGCGGCAAAGTTGGATTGAAAGTAGACAAAGAATGTGGTTCCCAGGTTGCCGGTTTTCACATCAATAGTGGCATTGTGCCGGGTGGCAATTCTATAGCAGATGGGTAA